A DNA window from Eretmochelys imbricata isolate rEreImb1 chromosome 3, rEreImb1.hap1, whole genome shotgun sequence contains the following coding sequences:
- the CCSAP gene encoding centriole, cilia and spindle-associated protein → MVPARPRVKSEYMKRFKEPKWESCGPCYWELLRYRLSRRLLEQAHRPWLWDGWEPGSSGSSAGSPSPPSTSPPAAQQQQEAAEPIASGPGGRSRVGEPGVAGKASLAEPLSAAEKETEGDNQEKDAEQTLVKETDKSTSRTGQHPSRSALSSQKDRRSAKSPQRTDAAKEHKHPFALYGWGEKRTDTGSQKTHNVCASASAHEIHESALRAKTRRQVEKRKLSQRRVHSTDVDRTWRVKPSPPDNPWMTEYMRCYSARAR, encoded by the exons ATGGTGCCCGCGCGGCCCCGCGTGAAGAGCGAGTACATGAAGCGCTTCAAGGAGCCCAAGTGGGAGTCGTGCGGCCCCTGCTACTGGGAGCTGCTGCGCTACCGCCTCAGCCGCCGCTTGCTGGAGCAGGCGCACcggccctggctctgggacggCTGGGAGCCGGGCAGCAGCGGGAGCAGCGCCggctccccctcgccccccagcaccagcccccCGGCcgcgcagcagcagcaggaggcggCAGAGCCAATCGCGTCCGGTCCCGGCGGCCGCAGCCGCGTTGGGGAGCCGGGAGTAGCGGGGAAGGCGAGCCTGGCGGAGCCCCTGAGCGCGGCGG AGAAAGAAACAGAGGGAGACAACCAAGAAAAAGATGCAGAACAGACTTTGGTAAAAGAAACTGACAAATCAACCAGCCGTACAGGACAACATCCAAGTCGAAGTGCCTTGTCCAGTCAGAAAGATCGAAGATCAGCTAAAAGTCCTCAAAGGACAGATGCAGCAAAGGAGCATAAACATCCATTTGCTTTATATGGCTGGGGAGAAAAACGTACAGATACAGGGAGCCAGAAAACTCACAACGTCTGTGCTTCTGCTTCAGCACACGAA ATTCATGAGTCTGCACTACGAGCAAAGACCCGAAGGCAAGTGGAGAAAAGGAAATTGTCTCAAAGGCGAGTGCACTCTACAGATGTGGATCGAACCTGGAGAGTAAAGCCTTCCCCGCCAGATAATCCCTGGATGACAGAGTACATGAGATGCTACTCGGCAAGAGCTCGGTGA